A part of Sebastes fasciatus isolate fSebFas1 chromosome 10, fSebFas1.pri, whole genome shotgun sequence genomic DNA contains:
- the LOC141775822 gene encoding uncharacterized protein LOC141775822 isoform X2, with translation MSHNYPYRPPPSDSDLRPDPGPYGSSSNRRHASSDHDFYRPPQESFSSSHPPSSSSSSSSSSFSRAAQLSHDGALNILSSCGLEPGDLALLAELPEHVLTVESLPQVLKQIKVKRGTVKPFSPSAPSPSSSSSSSYPPSSSRRPAANPDHPRSKPLQVPPGPLSSELDRWGNPRTCSAVRTGPPSSSSSSSSYVVDYTYRPGPSQYGKTCRDPSPVSSQDYDHRPGPSDYGTAGPVSSQDYDHRPGPSDYGTTGPASSQDYNYRPGPPDYSKAGPVSSHDYNHRPGRPSDYGKTSRDASPMSSQDYNHKPAPSNYGKTGRDAGPVSSQDYNYGPGPSKYGKAGRDAGPVSSQDRPSFTSAGRDRRTRPSRFSQPDPVDHRSAPPPPPPPPPPEERRVSETSSIRRATAAVAAVVAVATLMPSKKEALDFHGTSPPAFPYSCSLCDITVMSEKVWIKHINGPHHADGQLSLLQKFPNWDCRMETISRLDNQPEKRTDEGKPAQQPLTQPNKKPQKKSDKGKVVCVKFPAQSVDEAYLKKLIEPFGKIVKILMFPSLAFVELGSVDQAKDLVKFHANYPPTVNGETMEFRMSNTFNFLQSSRVVSFSPAPAGEDSQSDLISIIKRFGSPLYTLFLPSKVFVEMKDTPDAHKLVDYYSSRTLRINNDSIKVSFSGEYKSLMRVASAKRYEEETGSTKRERGSSPENEDQTAETKRKRSSKDREEEIKEEETTRTRSREKSREKSSREGRSRSRSRSKFRSRDKSSRDRTTRTRSRSREKSAQEKSTRTKSGSREKSIERSSKEGKSGSREKSIEKSSKEGRSGSREKSIEKSSKEGRSGSREKSSREKTTRTRSKSREKSTKEKRSRSRENSREKSSRETKSRSKSRSRSKSSSRSSEQNRSKETLMVPVKTETNSESRTDPDLDPAPVKPEAEVKVESEEEAESSAEESDIEGMEVIGEDGESLEDEDMKTLDDADGDEDGEDRMEKERTDSPEEDKEEEVKPVKEEEKEPERPIKREEEEQERPIKREEEAEEEEEEPDFPFDLENCITLDEVEEDPSDDQDAEEVQDEPESSPSRVVFLSNLPMCHLSNADFLKLVKDYGTAVTFYRVRGRMGFIEMSTSSEALRAVKELNSKSIIMHGSRLYANISNRYKTLDNGWSVQSAEEEEKKESRRSERQNRDESKGSKESSKKTQKKDSSKKTPEKESVAKNRSEKSCRTTPEKESLSKTSPENKTLKRKGTHENDSVPEKKEKENESTSDETQRKQELEDEEKLVIHEKEGSAEKTPETDECKDKKTSETDKHEDKNTQETDECEDKNSQEMDECQNKKTPETDKCEEKKTPETDEREDKNTQETDEREDKNTQETDKREDKNTQETDEREDKNTQEMDECQNKKTPETDKCEEKKTPETDEREDKNSQEMDECQNKKTPETDKCEEKKTPETDKREDKKTAEREDKKTPKTNECKKQNTPEMDECRDKKTRETDEHEDKKTPETNEREDKKTNEREDKKTNEREDKKTQEPDEREDKKTPETNEREDKKTPETNECKDNKTQETDECEDKKTPETDELTDKKSSEPGLKSPDQPDSTGDPPKPQSEQKAAAELQKPSKPVGAEFVRPVVGYFCNLCQVIYADEDEAKLQHCSSLAHYRKYQEKTGKDPWTS, from the exons ATGTCTCACAACTACCCGTACAGACCACCGCCATCCGACTCCGATCTCAGACCTGATCCCGGACCGTACGGCTCTTCTTCCAACCGCCGTCACGCCTCATCGGACCACGACTTTTACAGGCCGCCTCAGGAGTCCTTCTCCTCGTCgcaccctccctcctcctcctcctcttcgtcctcgtcctccttcTCCAGAGCAGCTCAGTTGTCGCACGATGGCGCTCTCAACATCCTGAGCAGCTGCGGTCTGGAGCCTGGCGACCTGGCCCTGCTGGCCGAGCTGCCCGAACACGTCCTCACCGTCGAGTCGCTGCCTCAGGTCCTCAAACAGATCAAAGTGAAGAGGGGGACCGTCAAACCTTTCTCTCCCAGTgctccttctccttcctcctcctcctcttcctcttatcCCCCCAGCTCCTCCCGCCGACCCGCCGCCAACCCCGATCATCCCCGCAGCAAGCCGCTCCAGGTACCACCCGGTCCTCTTTCCTCTGAGCTGGACCGCTGGGGGAATCCCAGGACCTGCAGTGCGGTCAGAACAGGCCcgccatcatcctcatcatcatcatccagctACGTGGTGGACTACACCTACAGACCAGGACCCTCTCAGTATGGTAAGACATGCAGAGACCCCAGTCCAGTTTCCTCTCAGGACTACGACCACAGACCAGGACCCTCTGATTATGGTACTGCTGGTCCAGTTTCCTCTCAGGACTATGACCACAGACCAGGACCCTCTGATTATGGTACTACTGGTCCAGCTTCCTCTCAAGACTACAACTACAGACCAGGACCCCCTGATTATAGCAAAGCTGGTCCAGTTTCCTCTCATGACTACAACCACAGACCAGGAAGACCGTCTGATTATGGCAAGACCAGCAGAGACGCCAGTCCAATGTCCTCTCAGGACTACAACCATAAACCAGCACCTTCTAATTATGGCAAGACGGGCAGAGATGCCGGTCCAGTGTCCTCTCAGGACTACAACTACGGACCAGGACCCTCTAAGTATGGTAAGGCAGGTAGAGACGCCGGTCCAGTGTCCTCTCAGGATCGACCCTCTTTCACCTCGGcaggaagagacagaagaaCCCGTCCTTCCCGTTTCTCTCAGCCGGACCCAGTTGATCACAggtcagctcctcctcctcctcctcctcctcctcctcctgaagaACGCCGTGTGTCTGAGACCTCTTCCATCAGGAGGGCCACCGCCGCCGTTGCCGCCGTCGTCGCCGTCGCCACCTTGATGCCCTCCAAGAAAGAAGCTCTGGACTTCCACGGGACGTCTCCGCCGGCGTTCCCGTACTCATGCTCGCTGTGTGATATCACTGTGATGTCAGAGAAG GTGTGGATCAAACATATAAACGGGCCTCACCATGCCGACGGACAGCTCAGCCTGCTGCAGAA GTTTCCTAACTGGGACTGTCGCATGGAGACAATCAGCAG GCTCGACAACCAACCAGAGAAGAGGACGGATGAAGGAAAACCTGCCCAGCAGCCCCTCACACAGCCCAATAAAAAACCTCAGAAGAAG AGCGACAAAGGTAAAGTGGTGTGTGTGAAGTTTCCGGCTCAGTCTGTGGACGAGGCGTACCTGAAAAAACTGATCGAACCTTTCGGAAAGATCGTCAAGATCCTCATGTTTCCGTCTTTA GCGTTTGTGGAGCTGGGCTCCGTCGACCAGGCCAAGGACTTGGTGAAGTTCCACGCAAACTATCCTCCAACTGTGAATGGAGAGACGATGGAGTTCAGGATGTCCAACACCTTCAACTTCCTCCAG AGCTCTCGGGTGGTCAGTTTCTCTCCCGCTCCAGCAGGAGAGGACAGCCAATCAGatctcatcagcatcatcaaacGCTTCGGCTCGCCGCTCTACACCCTGTTCCTGCCGTCTAAG gtgtTTGTGGAGATGAAGGATACTCCGGATGCTCATAAGCTGGTGGATTATTATTCCTCCAGAACTCTGAGGATCAACAACGACTCCATCAAAGTCTCCTTCTCTGGAGAATACAAGAGCCTCAT GCGGGTGGCTTCAGCTAAGAGGTACGAAGAGGAAACGGGTTCCACCAAGAGGGAGAGGGGTTCTAGCCCCGAGAACGAAGACCAGACGGCCGAGaccaagaggaagaggagcagcaaAGACCGGGAGGAAGaaataaaggaggaggagacaacCAGAACCAGATCCAGAGAAAAATCTAGAGAAAAGTCCAGCAGAGAAGGGAGGTCCAGGTCTAGGTCCAGGTCTAAGTTCAGATCCAGAGATAAATCCAGCAGAGACAGGACGACCAGAACCAGGTCTAGATCCAGGGAAAAATCTGCTCAAGAGAAAAGCACCAGAACTAAGTCCGGGTCCAGAGAGAAATCTATAGAAAGGTCCAGCAAAGAGGGGAAGTCCGGGTCCAGAGAGAAATCTATAGAAAAGTCCAGCAAAGAGGGGAGGTCCGGGTCCAGAGAGAAATCTATAGAAAAGTCCAGCAAAGAGGGGAGGTCCGGGTCCAGAGAGAAATCCAGCAGAGAGAAGACGACCAGAACCAGGTCTAAATCCAGAGAAAAGTCCACTAAAGAGAAAAGATCCCGATCCAGAGAGAACTCCAGAGAAAAGTCCAGCAGAGAGACGAAGTCCAGGTCTAAATCCAGGTCCAGGTCTAAATCCAGCAGCAGGTCCTCCGAGCAGAACCGGTCCAAAGAAACGTTGATGGTACCAGTAAAAACGGAGACAA aCTCTGAGTCCAGGACGGATCCTGATCTTGATCCAGCTCCTGTCAAACCTGAAGCTGAAGTCAAAGTAGAGTCTGAGGAGGAAGCAGA gtcGTCTGCAGAGGAGAGCGACATCGAGGGGATGGAGGTGATCGGAGAGGACGGAGAGAGTCTGGAGGACGAAGATATGAAAACTTTGGATGATGCTGATGGAGACGAAGATGGAGAAGACaggatggagaaagagagaacagaCTCACCTGAAGAag ataaagaggaggaggtgaaacctgtcaaggaggaggagaaagaaccGGAGAGACCTAtcaagagggaggaagaggagcaggagagacCTAtcaagagggaggaggaagcagaggaggaggaggag GAACCAGATTTCCCGTTTGACCTGGAGAACTGCATCACTCTGGATGAAGTAGAGGAAGACCCGTCTGATGACCAAG ATGCTGAAGAAGTCCAAGATGAACCCGAA tcTTCTCCGTCCAGAGTGGTTTTCCTCAGTAACCTCCCGATGTGTCACCTCAGCAACGCCGACTTCCTCAAGCTGGTGAAAGATTACGGGACGGCGGTGACCTTCTACCGGGTCAGAGGACGCATG GGTTTCATCGAGATGTCGACTTCTTCTGAGGCTCTGAGAGCCGTTAAAGAGCTGAACAGTAAATCCATCATCATGCACGGCTCCAGACTTTACGCCAACATCTCCAACAGATACAAGACACTCGACAACGG GTGGTCAGTTCAGTcggccgaggaggaggagaagaaggagagcaggaggagcgAGAGACAAAACAGGGACGAGTCCAAGGGGAGCAAGGAGTCCTCGAAGAAGACTCAAAAGAAAGACTCGTCTAAAAAGACTCCAGAAAAGGAATCAGTTGCCAAAAACAGGTCAGAAAAGAGCTGCAGAACAACACCAGAGAAAGAGTCTTTGTCCAAAACGAGTCCAGAAAACAAGACGTTAAAAAGAAAAGGGACTCATGAGAACGACTCGGTGcctgaaaagaaagaaaaggagaacgAGTCGACGAGTGACGAGACTCAAAGAAAACAGGAGCTGGAGGACGAAGAAAAGTTGGTGATCCACGAGAAGGAGGGATCAGCTGAGAAGACGCCAGAGACGGACGAatgtaaagacaaaaaaacttcagagacagaCAAGCATGAAGACAAAAATACTCAGGAGACTGATGAGTGTGAAGACAAAAATAGTCAAGAGATGGACGAGTGTCAAAACAAAAAGACGCCAGAGACGGACAAGTGTGAAGAAAAGAAGACGCCAGAGACGGACGAGCGTGAAGACAAAAATACTCAAGAGACGGACGAGCGTGAAGACAAAAATACTCAAGAGACGGACAAGCGTGAAGACAAAAATACTCAAGAGACGGACGAGCGTGAAGACAAAAATACTCAAGAGATGGACGAGTGTCAAAACAAAAAGACGCCAGAGACGGACAAGTGTGAAGAAAAGAAGACGCCAGAGACGGACGAGCGTGAAGACAAAAATAGTCAAGAGATGGACGAGTGTCAAAACAAAAAGACGCCAGAGACGGACAAGTGTGAAGAAAAGAAGACGCCAGAGACGGACAAGCGTGAAGACAAAAAGACGGCAGAGCGTGAGGACAAAAAGACACCAAAGACGAACgagtgtaaaaaacaaaatacgcCAGAGATGGACGAGTGTAGAGACAAAAAGACACGAGAGACGGACGAGCATGAAGACAAAAAGACGCCAGAGACGAACGAGCGTGAAGACAAAAAGACGAACGAGCGTGAAGACAAAAAGACGAACGAGCGTGAAGACAAAAAGACGCAAGAGCCGGACGAGCGTGAAGACAAAAAGACGCCAGAGACGAACGAGCGTGAAGACAAAAAGACGCCAGAGACGAACGAGTGTAAAGACAACAAGACTCAGGAGACGGACGAATGTGAAGACAAAAAGACGCCAGAGACGGACGAGCTTACAGACAAAAAGTCATCTGAACCAGGACTGAAGAGTCCGGATCAACCCGACTCTACTGGAGAtccaccaaaaccacaaagtgaaCAG AAAGCTGCTGCGGAGCTGCAGAAACCCTCCAAACCTGTTG GAGCCGAGTTTGTTCGTCCGGTCGTTGGTTATTTCTGTAACTTGTGTCAGGTGATCTACGCTGACGAAGACGAAGCTAAACTTCAGCACTGCAGCAGCCTAGCGCACTACAGGAAGTACCAG GAGAAAACGGGAAAAGATCCGTGGACGAGCTGA